The genomic stretch GGAACAAACGATAACACCGCCTGTTAACAGAAAGCTGTTGATGATGGTTCTACTGGCAGGTGTTTTTTTAGCTTTATTAAATCAAACGATTTTAATTACAGCACTTCCAAAAATTATCAGTGATTTTGGAATTCAAGCAAGTCAAGCGCAGTGGCTTATTACATCATTTATGCTTGTTAACGGTATTATTGTACCAGTATCAGCATTTTTTATTAGTAAATTTTCTACGCGCCAGCTCTTTTTTACCTCAGTCATCATTTTCTTAGCTGGAACAACGCTTGGAGGCATCGCTCCTACATTTTCCGTATTGCTTGCTGCGCGCTTTATTCAAGCTGTTGGAGCTGGAATTATCATGCCGCTTGTATCCAATATTATTCTATTAATTACTCCTCGGGAAAAAAGAGGATCAGCTATGGGGCTAATGGTGCTTGTAATCTGCTTTTCACCAGCAATAGCTCCTACGTTAGCGGGGGCAGTAGTTGATATATTTTCTTGGCGATATTTGTTCTACGGCACGCTACCTTTAACATTAGTCGTTTTAATCATATCATTATTTTCGCTGAAAAATGTAACTGAAACCAATCAATCTGAAAAACTAAGTATACCTTCTGTTCTCCTATCAACAATAACTTTTGGATCCATTCTCTATTCTTTAAGCTTAGCTGGAGAATTAGGGTGGATGAATCAACAGACAATAATGTTTGGAGCGGTTGGTATTGTTGCACTAATTGCACTTATTGTCCAACAATTGAAGCTAGCTAATCCAATGCTTGAACTGAGAGTATTTAAATATAAAATTTTTACATTTTGCTGTGTGATGATGACCGTTGCATTTGGAACAATGCTAGGGGTGGAAACGCTGTTGCCAATTTATACGCAGGAAGTGGAAGGAGTCTCTGCTCTTGAATCAGGACTCATTTTATTACCTGGTGCCGCCTTGATGGGAATTATGTCACCGTTTATAGGCCGTTTTACAGATAAAGTAGGAGCTAGATCACTTGTTATTGCAGGTTTTTTAACCATTACTCTCTCAACAATTCCTTTATCATTTAGCGGTTTACAGTCTTCGATTACATTATTAGTTGTTTTGTATACAATTAGAATGGTAGGGATTGGTCTTGTCATGACACCTTTACAAACAGCTGCGATGAATGCTATTCCTCAACGTTTAATTGCTCACGGGGTAGCAGTATACAGCACGTTAACTTCAATAGCTGGATCAGTTGGAATATCGGTAATTGTTAGCTTATATATGAATATGACGAATGGATTAGCCTCTGAAAAAATAGCATTAGGCACAACGTTTCTCATCATTACAATCATTAGTGGCTTCACAATACTATTAGCTCTTAAATTAACCAAACAACAACGTGTAGTACGCTCATCTGAAATGGCAAGTGAAAAATAAGCAGCATTGAAAAAGAGATTTACTTATGAGTAAATCTCTTTTTCGTATTATAAAACTAAAAGGAGCTACGAACATGAAATATCCTTACGAACAAGTAAGCGTGAATGAAGATTTACCTGTGTTCACCATAATGACAAGCGTAAAAGTTATATCAAAGCATTGGCATAATCGAATTGAGTTCTTATTTTTACTAAAAGGACAGGTGGATGTGTTTGTTGGTAGTAAGAAATATACATTATCACAAAATGACTTACTCCTCATTAATAGCAACGAAGTGCATGGTGTTGAAAGTAATCATGATAATGTCATTCTTATGGTTCAAATCCCTATTTTGTTTATAAAAAAGTGTTATAAGTCGATTGAGCAAGTACAGTTTGAATGTTACTCAGCCGGAAAACAGAATCAGCAACAGTATAATGAGATTCGATCTTTACTCGCACAGCTTTATATGACTTTGGACAAAAAGAAGAATCATCATGATTTAAAAGTCCATTCTCTTTTACTAGATTTGCTTTATCAATTAGTTAGTCGCTTTAAAGTAGAGAAAGGAATACGAGCAGCCAAGAAAGATATTGAGCGAATGAGTCGATTAACAGAATATATTCATAAACATTATATGCACCCAATTACATTAGATGAGCTAGCTGCAATTGAACAGCTAACACCGCCTTATGTATCAAGATATTTTCAGAAGCAAATGGGGCAAACTTTCTTAAGATATGTAAACGGCGTTCGGTTGGAGCATGCTGTTCATTATTTAGTAGAAACGGACATGTCCATTATCCAAATTACTTTAGAGTGTGGCTTTGCGAATCTAAATTCATTTCATAAATTATTTAAAGATACATTTCATACTACGCCGCATCAGTATCGAAAAATGCACGCACACCACTTAAGTAATGAAAGGAGAAAAAAGAATAAAAAACAATATGATTTTATTGAGAAAAACGATAGTCAATATTTACATAAATATTTAGAAAAAGATAAAAAACAGTATGATTTTTCTTAAAAAAATAAACGTTTTCAAAAATGTTATTTTCTATAATTAAGGTAGATAAAGCGCTGTAATGCAGCGTTCAAAAAATTCTTTATTATAGGAGGTAGTATAAATGTATAAAAATCTACATTATTTTTCCCATCTTGCACACGTTGAATTAATGAGTCCGAAATTAGAAGAGTCAGCTAACTTTTTCAAGAATGTTATTGGTTTAGAAGAATCAGGGCGCAGAGGAAAATCCATTTACTTCCGTGCTTGGGGAGAGCATTACCATCATAGTTTGAAAATTACAGAAGGTCCAGAACCGGGACTTGGCCATATTGGTTGGCGTGCTGATAGCCCAGTCGCTTTAGAAGAAGCAGCTGTGTATTTAGAAAAGATGGGTCAAGGAATCGGTTGGGTTGAAGGAGACTTAGGGCATGGAAAAGCCTATCAGTTTCAATCTCCAGATGGTCATTTAGAAGAAATATTCTGGGACGTCGAAATTTATGAAGCGCCGACGTTACTTCAAAGTAAGTGGAAAAATCGTCCGCAAAAAAATCCTGGACGTGGTATTTCACCTCGCCGTCTTGACCATATTACGCTACACAGTAACAATGTAGCCAAAGACCGCGAATTCTATCAAAATATTGGATTCCGTTACAACGAAGGAATCTTTTTAAATGCAGAAGAGCCTGGAAGCCCAGAAATTGGTGCTTGGCTTTCAGTAACCAATCTTTCTCACGATATTGCATTCTTAAAGTCTCACACTGGCAAACCAGGTGGTTTTAATCATGTATGCTATGCGGTGGAAAGTCGTGAAGAAGTGTTATTAGCTGCAGATCACATTTTAGAGAGCGGATACGAACTAGCGATGGGAGGTCCGACGCGCCATGCTCTTGCTGAAGGATTTTTCTTTTATGTAGATGAGCCGGGTGGCAATCGATTTGAATTATATGCCGGTGCCCACCTTGTCTTTGCGCCGGACTTTGGTCCATATCGTTGGAGTCTAGAAGAAAACCCAAACGACGCTTGGGGTCGTGAAATGCCTTGGGATAAATCCGGAAAAATCATTAAATAACAACGATGAGATGAAGGAGTGTTTGTGAATGTGGCGTTATTTTCCTGATAATTATATGTGGTCATATCAAATTGTAAGAATGATTAGCCAATCATATTTTGGGGGAGGAGAGGTTAATGAAATTTTAGATGCTGCGAGCAAAATGGAACTTGGCGATTTTGAAAGCTTTCATCGAGAGTGGATGAACACAGGTCATAAAGCGTTATCTAAAGCCAATAATGCAATGGATAAGGGTAATAAAGAAACCGCTCGTGAAGCTTATTTACGTTCAGCAAATTATTTCAGAACCGCTGAATTCTTTCTTCAGCCTGATGATGAGCGCAAAATTCCAACGTATTTAAAGTCAGTTGAGTCGTTCAAAAAAGGGAGCGAATTGCTAGACCATCCACCAAAAGCAGTGAATATTCCATTTGAGCACGCATCTTTGCCTGGTTATTTCTTTGAAGCACCAGGTCAAAAGAATGGTCCAATGATGGTGATGTTTGGAGGTCTTGATTCTACGGCTGAAGAGCTATATTATGGGCCGGCACAGTTTTTAAATGAACGAGGCATTTCTTTATTAGCTTTAGATGGTCCTGGACAAGGTGGAGCTCTTCGTCTTCACCATATCCATTCTCGTCATGATTATGACGTAGCTGGGACGGCTGCTTATGAATGGGCAGTAGATAATCTAGATGTTGATCGGGATCGAATTGGTGTTATGGCTGTGTCAATGGGAGGTTATATGGCTGCACGCTGTGCCGCTTTTGAACCACGATTTAAAGCATGCGCTATTTGGGGAGCTGTGTACGATTATAACGATGTATGGGCGAAGCGTCCTGACAATCATCCGCTAGCAAAAATTTTACAGCATATTTTTGGAGTGGAGGATATGTCAGCAGCGCGAGCAAAGCTTCAGCACTATAACTTAAGAGGAGTAGCTGACAAAATTAAAGCTCCAACTTATATTATTCATGGTGAAGATGACCATCAAAATAAAGTGGATAATGCGTATAACGTATACAATGATTTAACGTGTTCCAGACGCCTGAAAATTGTTCCAAAAAGCAGCCCAGGCTCATCACACTGCCAGGTTGATAATATTACAGAAACCTATGAAATGTATGATTGGATCAAGGAACAATTAGAGAAGTAAGTGAGGCAGGAGGCTATATAAATGAAACTTGTAACCTTTTATAACCAGGTAGGGAATCAACGTGCTGGTTGTTTGAAAGATGATCAAATAATTGATTTAGAGAAAGCTTCCAACGGAGACATTCCAAGTTCAATGCTAGAAATTATCCAAAACCAGCAAAGCTATTTGCCTTTCATTCAAGAACTGTTAAAGTCAGAGGAAGTTTCTTCTCAGTCTATTGACGAGGTAAAGCTGGCACCACCTCTTTCTAACCCACCGAGCTTTCGTGATTTTGTTGCGTTTGAGAAGCATGTCAAAAATGCGACAA from Bacillus sp. 1780r2a1 encodes the following:
- a CDS encoding DHA2 family efflux MFS transporter permease subunit; translated protein: MQEQTITPPVNRKLLMMVLLAGVFLALLNQTILITALPKIISDFGIQASQAQWLITSFMLVNGIIVPVSAFFISKFSTRQLFFTSVIIFLAGTTLGGIAPTFSVLLAARFIQAVGAGIIMPLVSNIILLITPREKRGSAMGLMVLVICFSPAIAPTLAGAVVDIFSWRYLFYGTLPLTLVVLIISLFSLKNVTETNQSEKLSIPSVLLSTITFGSILYSLSLAGELGWMNQQTIMFGAVGIVALIALIVQQLKLANPMLELRVFKYKIFTFCCVMMTVAFGTMLGVETLLPIYTQEVEGVSALESGLILLPGAALMGIMSPFIGRFTDKVGARSLVIAGFLTITLSTIPLSFSGLQSSITLLVVLYTIRMVGIGLVMTPLQTAAMNAIPQRLIAHGVAVYSTLTSIAGSVGISVIVSLYMNMTNGLASEKIALGTTFLIITIISGFTILLALKLTKQQRVVRSSEMASEK
- a CDS encoding AraC family transcriptional regulator; protein product: MKYPYEQVSVNEDLPVFTIMTSVKVISKHWHNRIEFLFLLKGQVDVFVGSKKYTLSQNDLLLINSNEVHGVESNHDNVILMVQIPILFIKKCYKSIEQVQFECYSAGKQNQQQYNEIRSLLAQLYMTLDKKKNHHDLKVHSLLLDLLYQLVSRFKVEKGIRAAKKDIERMSRLTEYIHKHYMHPITLDELAAIEQLTPPYVSRYFQKQMGQTFLRYVNGVRLEHAVHYLVETDMSIIQITLECGFANLNSFHKLFKDTFHTTPHQYRKMHAHHLSNERRKKNKKQYDFIEKNDSQYLHKYLEKDKKQYDFS
- a CDS encoding VOC family protein, whose translation is MYKNLHYFSHLAHVELMSPKLEESANFFKNVIGLEESGRRGKSIYFRAWGEHYHHSLKITEGPEPGLGHIGWRADSPVALEEAAVYLEKMGQGIGWVEGDLGHGKAYQFQSPDGHLEEIFWDVEIYEAPTLLQSKWKNRPQKNPGRGISPRRLDHITLHSNNVAKDREFYQNIGFRYNEGIFLNAEEPGSPEIGAWLSVTNLSHDIAFLKSHTGKPGGFNHVCYAVESREEVLLAADHILESGYELAMGGPTRHALAEGFFFYVDEPGGNRFELYAGAHLVFAPDFGPYRWSLEENPNDAWGREMPWDKSGKIIK
- a CDS encoding alpha/beta hydrolase; the encoded protein is MWRYFPDNYMWSYQIVRMISQSYFGGGEVNEILDAASKMELGDFESFHREWMNTGHKALSKANNAMDKGNKETAREAYLRSANYFRTAEFFLQPDDERKIPTYLKSVESFKKGSELLDHPPKAVNIPFEHASLPGYFFEAPGQKNGPMMVMFGGLDSTAEELYYGPAQFLNERGISLLALDGPGQGGALRLHHIHSRHDYDVAGTAAYEWAVDNLDVDRDRIGVMAVSMGGYMAARCAAFEPRFKACAIWGAVYDYNDVWAKRPDNHPLAKILQHIFGVEDMSAARAKLQHYNLRGVADKIKAPTYIIHGEDDHQNKVDNAYNVYNDLTCSRRLKIVPKSSPGSSHCQVDNITETYEMYDWIKEQLEK